CTGGAGCTGTGGAAGCGGCATCGATCACTACATGTCTCCCGGTGGAGGGTCTTTGACTGGTGTGAAGATGAGGTGGAGTATTATTTCATTTGAGAACTAATGTCTACCAGTATCAGGCcatcttctttttatttatttattttttattttgtaccaGCAAATtatactttaattaattaattaattaattaccaAAATCTGTCTTCCTGGATTTGATTAAAACTTTGTGTCCACAGGAGGATCTGATTCTGGAAATTGTAAATGACCCACATTGTAAACCCAAGGAGTACAAACACTCATATTTACGGAGCATTCTTGTTCTTCTGCTGGTCACAGTGGTGGTAAGTCATGCAATTCACCACACTGCTCATTGTCCCTTTGTTGATTTTGTTTGAGAGTGGTTTGAGTATTTGATGTGTGTTACCTATTAACAAGCCTCAAATGAAATGTTGCCCTAAACCCAGTGGTCGTTTTTCACGCATGTAAGCGAGTAAAATGTCTAGTGTTCAAGGTGCATGGGAGTAAAAAGAAATGACACAAGATCATGTCAACAATTTCTAAAGTACTGATTATGGACCAGTAGTTTACAGTCAGGGTTGCAATCATGTGGAAATTAAGCCACATGTATATACTTTGATTTCAAAACTTTCTGCACTGAATGGTCCAAGCATATCACAAAGCACTTTTTAGATAAAACACCACTGCTGAGTTGCCAAAAAACCCATTAAGAGCTCAAAAGAGGAATGTTAAGCACAGTTTTggaatgcaaaataaaaaatgggagAAGTCTGTAGTCTTAAGGAAATTGGAGTGTCCCTTGGGACAGGGAGAAGGATGGTAACTACTAATCAGCTTTATGCCCTTTTTCACTGTGTATAGCTAGTGGTGATCATAGGCTTAACACATGCTCTGGTGATCGTCCGTGTGGTATCGGCCATGCTCCTATCAGACACCCAGTGGAAGCTTATAAACGATAATGCCAACATGATTGCAGTGACTCTGGGAGCAGTGCTGCACTACCTGACTATACAGGCTATGACTCGGGTAAGAACCACCACCTAGCACCATATTTACAAAATTTCAGACCAAGATTCTGTTTACGAGCTGCTATTAACGTCCACTGTCAAATACTGGTGTGAATGAGGTCAAATAGGTGGCCAGGCTTTCCACATTTCTAGTGTGACCAATAAAGATAAATACTGTACATCACTAAAGAGTCCCATTAAGTAAAAGTATGCTTacttaaaaatagtaatatttaaaGCTGTCATCCAAATAACAAGTTGGGTAAGAGTAGGCAAGCTAAACAGCATGTTACGGACTACAGTCAGTCATCCATTTAGAATAGCCAGTCCACTGTTTCagcaacattttttaaatggataaaaacctGGACAAGCTCAAGATCAAACCGAGGACCCTGGAGCTCTGATGCAGCCACaataattaaacataatcaAAATTATGTTCTGTTCAATTCTTAATTCTATAATTAAAAGTATTAGTCAGTAGTTAGTCAGTGATATTAATGAAATCTACTCATTGAAGTTTTCTAGACATGCCTAATGTGAACACTTCACTGTCCTGTGTACTTATGATCAAATGTTAATACTGAGTCTGAACAGGTGGCAGATTTAGGATCAGTTGGTGTTGACAGCTCTGGGGTATAAACTGGGCAATAATACAGGCAACATTTATCTGATTTCGGTGCAGTCTGCTGTAGTAGTTTCAAACAGTTAATGCCTGTGGATTATAATGACTGTCATGTGACTCCAGTTTCATGACATCACCAGTGTGTTTCACACACAAAGAGGTAAATGCTGTTAGAGCAATTTTTCTTCCTTCAATAGAGCATATGAAATCTTACAAATGGGATGGAAATAAGTTTTTATTACCTGCTTAAACATATTTGAACATGCTTATGAATATCCAAATCATGCCATGTTTTTGAACTCCAGAGAACCTGCTCTCACCAGTTTGTTCAGTTATTTGTTCATGTATTTTCTCATCAGACAAGGTCTTTGTAGACTAGcttatagttaaaaaaaattataatttataataagtGTATGGTCATTGAATGGTGTTAACCTTTTTGTTTGCAGGTGAACAGATTTGTGGCATTCAAGCTGTGTGCATTAGGTAGGTATAAACATTCAAGAAATAAGTCGTGTAATCATTTGATTCCTCCACCAATCATGTGTTCAGTGGTGAGCTGCTATAAATAGAGCCAAATGACTCAGAGGCACTAGTTGAACAGGTTTCTGAAATGAAATCTGTGTCTAAACAGTGTATTTCTTTGCCTGTCTTGTATGTACAATCATATTTGATACATTATCAAGTAAAGTATTTTCTTTCCAATTCTAAAAAAATCCAGTGcatattatacatataatattgtggtagcttagtggttaaggtgttggactactgattggaaggctgtgggtttgattcccaggtccaacaagctgccactgctgggcccctgagtagacccttaacccttaattggtcagttgtataaaatgatataaactgtatgttgctctggatatggGCATCTGCCAAGTGcctgaaatataaatattcaggCTACCCATGAAAGAACAAAAGACTGATTAAGTATGCTGATTTAGATGCGTGTTTGCGACCATTAACTTGCATTATCTCTGGCCGCCACTTAATCTTCTGAGACagaatctttaaaaataaaaattcatgtAAGAATAATGTCTGTTAAAGTAATAAGTGAAAGGTATTGATGCTAATGAATCTGGTATTGCTTATGAATGTGTGTCCCTGCAGAAAAGACTCGCTCATTTGCAGCCACAGAAAGGAGCTTTACTGTGAAAATGTTCACCTTCCAGTTCTTCACACTCTTCTCCTCACTAATCTATGTGGCCTTTTTTCTGGGCAGGTAATCGTATACTAATTTCAGAacttatattaaataaaaatgtaatacatgaaatttttaaattaaatgcatGTCTGTCTTATTGCCAGTCAGCATATGTAGTACTAAAAGATCACGCATACTGTACTTTGCTCAGGCTTAATGGTTACCCAGGCAACTATGTGCGAATAGCGGGAAAATGGAGACTGGAGGAGgtaaattttatacattttacaaatgcCATAATTTTACTTCAAAACTTACCACATAGATTATGGCTGTCCCCAACAGacataaatgaataatatgAATATCTGTGTATAGCTGATGTCACGCATCCATTGTGTTTTAGTGCCACCCTAGCGGTTGTCTTACTGACCTCTTCATTCAAATGGCCATCATTCTTATGCTTAAACAAACCATCAGCAACATATTTGAGTTTGCTGGGCCGTAAGTGATTTTAACTGAACTACTAActtcccatttatttatttatttatttatttattaaaacttgACAGTCTTATTAAGGTGATTTGTTTCCTCCAGGTGGCTCAAGCTTTGTCTTAAAAGGGCAACATTTATGAAAGACCTGGAGAAGTGTGGTAGCTGCAAGACACCAGCATGTAAAGAAGACGGTCCTGGTATTGAGCTCTGTGATGTCTGCAGTCTCCAGGAGTGGCTGAGGAACTACCATCTAAATCCAGTCCATTCCTTCAGTTTGTTTAATGAGTTCCTAGAAatgggtaggtgtgtgtgaacagaaaacacaacacaacaaaacaaataaagcatTCACCCTTTGGTAAAGTTCAAATCCTGATGATGGCACCTGTGGTTTGGAGATGAGGAAGCAACATTGGCCATGTTCTCTGACAGATGATAGATGCCGTGATAGTCACCAGCTTTTCAAAACTGTGAAGAATATGGTGTAAAGATTGTCAATTCAATTGTCTatcatacagtgagggaaaaaaatgatttgatcccctgctgattttgtacgtttgcccactgaaaaaagaaatgatcagtctgtactTTTAAttgtaggtgtatttgaacagtgagagacagaataacaacaaaaaaaatccagaaaaacacatttcagaaaagttacacattgatttgcattttaacgAGTGAAATCCCCTATCaaacagaaagatttctggctctcAGGTGTCTTTTGTACAGGTAAGGaactgagattacagtaggagcactctcggggagtgctcgtaatctcagctcattaattgtatgaaagacacctgtccatagaagcaagcaatcaatcagattccaaactctccatcatggtcaagaccaaagagctgtccatggatgtcagggacaagattgtagacctaaacaaggctggaatgagctacaagaccatcgccaagcagcttggtgagaaggtgacaacagttggtgcgattattcccaaatggaagaaacacaaaatgactcaatcttcctcggtctggggctccatgcaagatctcacctcatggagtttcaatgatcatgagaatggtgaggaatcagcccagaattacactggaggattttgtcaatgatctcaaggcagctgggaccatagtcaccaagaaagcAATTGGTAACTATGACTATAActcactacgccgtgaaagactgaaatccagtagcgcctgcaaggtccccctgctaaagaaagcacatgtacaagctcgtctgaagtttgccagtgaacatctgaatgattcagaggagaactgaaagtgttgtggtcaaatgagaccaaaatccagctctttggcatcaactcaacttgctgtgtttggaggagaaggaatgctgcctatgactccaagaagaccatccccaccgtcaaacatggaggtggaaacattatgctttgggggtgtttttcttctaaggggacaggacaaccacaccgcatcaaagggacaatGGACAGAGCCATGTActgtcaaatcttgagtgagaacctccttccctcagccagggaaTTGAAAATGGGtagtggatgcaaagaggagtgggcccaaattccttgagatctgagatgtgtgcaaacctggtggccaactacaagaagtgtctgacgtctgtgattgccaacaagggtttgccaccaagtaggctactaagtcatgttttgcaaagaggtcaaatacttatttcactcaataaaatgcaaatcaatgtataacttttttgaaatgtgtttttctggatttttgttattctgcctctcaccgttcagataaacctaccattaaaattacagactgatcatttctttgtcagtgggcaaacgtacaaaatcagcaggggatcaaataatttttttcctcactgtatGTTTGTATCCTTAAAATGCCTTAGTTATCACAGTCTCTGTTAAACCATGTGCACTGTGCCTTAtctgaattcattataattTGCCATTCTCCCCTCTCTGTAGTTATCCAGTTCAGTTTCACAACCATCTTTGTAGCGGCATTTCCCCTGGCTCCACTTCTTGCCCTCATCAACAACATATTTGAGATCAGGCTGGACGCCATTAAAATGTTGCGCATGGAACGCCGCTTAGTACCAAAGAAAACCAATGACATTGGTAAGAGGTACTTACTTGCAACTGTGCATGTAATTATTCTGAAAGAATATTCAGAATATCAGCAAGCTTTGCTATTTTATTTAACCATGCCTCTTTCCTGTATGCACTCAGGTGTGTGGACTAGAGTTTTAGAGGCCATTGGGGTGGCAGCAGTCATTGCTAATGGACTTGTAATCGGCATTTCATCTGAATTTGTTCCTCGTTTGGTTTATCGCTATCGTTTCGGACCATGTGCCAATGGGACAGCCACAGACATACAGTCAGTATCAGAAATTGGATCCATCACCTTATATTTATGAATACAAAGCTTCACTACATTCCTAGCCTTGTTGTCTCAAAGGCTTGCTATATGAATGCTAGAATAGTCTATAGAAAAACTTTTAACTACATTATTTGTGTTCATCAGGTGTTTGACAGGctacactgactacacactcacCACTGCATACATGTCTGATGCAAATGTGCGTAAAGACTTCACCACTGAGCAGATGATGGATGGTGGGATCAATATCACTCAGTGCAGGTGAGGTTTGGCAACACATTTGTCTCCAACTAAAACTTTCTTGAACCCAGCCAATGACTGTAGATATGGGTGGAAAAGCCAAATGTATGAGTCCCTCTAGTGGCTGGAtgcagtacttttttttttttttttttttaaaaacccctCCTATTCCCATGTTAATGGATGAAACAATTTTTACAGCCTAAACTTTGTAGATCCTGTCAGATAAAGCTAAGATGGGAAGATGGTAAACTAACGGCTATAAAACTAGTGTGAGAATGTAGTGATAAATGACATGTATTTAATGGAATTAGCAGTAAAAGAGCCAGTCAAAGAACACTGTAAAAGCATTACTAACATGTATTTGTCATCCTCCAGCTACAAAGCCTACCGCACTGAAAATGACCAGAGCTTCACTTCACAGTACTGGTTCATACTAGCAGCCCGCTTTGCTTTTGTCATCTTGTTTGAGGTATGATTGTTAGCCTTGTCTATCAAGCTGTACATATAGTTGTCTGTTTATAccagtcttttatttatttatttattttttattctttacatttttgaTTGCTTTTTACCAGTcataaagaaatacaaatatttGCTAATATGAGATTGGATCACGAGAACAGAGATGGATTTGCTTTGGTTGATGGACACCTTAGAATTTACTTCAGGATGAAACGCTCTTTTCtttctatacatacatacatatatatatattccatgcTAGTTGGAATGCCATCATGCTGATCTGTGCTAACTATTCAAATACACAAGAATTTATGCTTTCCTGTAAATATTGTAATACTTCACTAACAGTTCACTAACagttctgcttcttcttctccttcttctcaaTAGCATGTATTAGTGGTGTGTAAGTTTATCGTTGCCTGGTTTGTGCCCGATAACCCATTGCGGGTGAAGAACGACAGGCTACATGACAAACTGAGCAGACTGAAACAGGAGTTACAGTGAgttgcatagatagatagaacattGGATAATTCTGTCTTGTTCAAGATTTTGTCATAGCACtgattttttgcttttttcccccttttcatTATCTTTAGGGAACAGAGTGCAAAATACGACAACAGGACCACTGACGTTTAATGAATCTTTTCACTAATTGCTTTCTTTAAAAACTGAAATTCTTACAtggactgtgtttgtgtgtgtgcacagagaaTGCAACTATATAGATACTGGCTCAGATGTACATGATGGAGAGATTTTAGCCACGAATTGCACTTTGACTCTAGGTTAGAACCAGATTAATGTTGTACATTAATTGAATCTCCATTTTATTTTGCTAgccatgatttaaatacatttcatagCACTATTAGATaaagaaaaactgaaatattagTTGCTGGGGTAGCACTCTCAGGTTACACTTTTTGTACAAGGTGC
This genomic window from Hemibagrus wyckioides isolate EC202008001 linkage group LG27, SWU_Hwy_1.0, whole genome shotgun sequence contains:
- the ano9b gene encoding anoctamin-9 isoform X2, which translates into the protein MPLGEVEDGIELKVMNRKSAGNGRDTLIPLLSSPNTAVRSFDCILVAHTVENRDQRYQKQKVYINELKSKNLKVTKIQHDNKIFYGIRAPEELFDKYKYLLKVSDSCNWSAEYGGCVQNTTRIRIVYYILHHTFIGKGEGFRDLLRQEVFETLFCLHERTQQKYLKRKWANWGALKHLVNQPVDDIRDYFGEKVALYFLWLGWYTRMLIPAAIIGVVVFLYALAFFDSNPLIKEVCESNITMCPICDKRCRVWNLSDTCFYAKLSHLFDNEGTVAFAMFMAVWATLFLELWKRHRSLHVSRWRVFDWCEDEEDLILEIVNDPHCKPKEYKHSYLRSILVLLLVTVVLVVIIGLTHALVIVRVVSAMLLSDTQWKLINDNANMIAVTLGAVLHYLTIQAMTRVNRFVAFKLCALEKTRSFAATERSFTVKMFTFQFFTLFSSLIYVAFFLGRLNGYPGNYVRIAGKWRLEECHPSGCLTDLFIQMAIILMLKQTISNIFEFAGPWLKLCLKRATFMKDLEKCGSCKTPACKEDGPGIELCDVCSLQEWLRNYHLNPVHSFSLFNEFLEMVIQFSFTTIFVAAFPLAPLLALINNIFEIRLDAIKMLRMERRLVPKKTNDIGVWTRVLEAIGVAAVIANGLVIGISSEFVPRLVYRYRFGPCANGTATDIQCLTGYTDYTLTTAYMSDANVRKDFTTEQMMDGGINITQCSYKAYRTENDQSFTSQYWFILAARFAFVILFEHVLVVCKFIVAWFVPDNPLRVKNDRLHDKLSRLKQELQEQSAKYDNRTTDV
- the ano9b gene encoding anoctamin-9 isoform X1 is translated as MPLGEVEDGIELKVMNRKSAGNGRDTLIPLLSSPNTAVRSFDCILVAHTVENRDQRYQKQKVYINELKSKNLKVTKIQHDNKIFYGIRAPEELFDKYKYLLKVSDSCNWSAEYGGCVQNTTRIRIVYYILHHTFIGKGAHPEGFRDLLRQEVFETLFCLHERTQQKYLKRKWANWGALKHLVNQPVDDIRDYFGEKVALYFLWLGWYTRMLIPAAIIGVVVFLYALAFFDSNPLIKEVCESNITMCPICDKRCRVWNLSDTCFYAKLSHLFDNEGTVAFAMFMAVWATLFLELWKRHRSLHVSRWRVFDWCEDEEDLILEIVNDPHCKPKEYKHSYLRSILVLLLVTVVLVVIIGLTHALVIVRVVSAMLLSDTQWKLINDNANMIAVTLGAVLHYLTIQAMTRVNRFVAFKLCALEKTRSFAATERSFTVKMFTFQFFTLFSSLIYVAFFLGRLNGYPGNYVRIAGKWRLEECHPSGCLTDLFIQMAIILMLKQTISNIFEFAGPWLKLCLKRATFMKDLEKCGSCKTPACKEDGPGIELCDVCSLQEWLRNYHLNPVHSFSLFNEFLEMVIQFSFTTIFVAAFPLAPLLALINNIFEIRLDAIKMLRMERRLVPKKTNDIGVWTRVLEAIGVAAVIANGLVIGISSEFVPRLVYRYRFGPCANGTATDIQCLTGYTDYTLTTAYMSDANVRKDFTTEQMMDGGINITQCSYKAYRTENDQSFTSQYWFILAARFAFVILFEHVLVVCKFIVAWFVPDNPLRVKNDRLHDKLSRLKQELQEQSAKYDNRTTDV